Proteins encoded within one genomic window of Pithys albifrons albifrons isolate INPA30051 chromosome 9, PitAlb_v1, whole genome shotgun sequence:
- the LDB1 gene encoding LIM domain-binding protein 1 isoform X2, protein MSVGCACPGCSSKSFKLYSPKEPPNGNAFPPFHPGTMLDRDVGPTPMYPPTYLEPGIGRHTPYGNQTDYRIFELNKRLQNWTEECDNLWWDAFTTEFFEDDAMLTITFCLEDGPKRYTIGRTLIPRYFRSIFEGGATELYYVLKHPKESFHNNFVSLDCDQCTMVTQHGKPMFTQVCVEGRLYLEFMFDDMMRIKTWHFSIRQHRELIPRSILAMHAQDPQMLDQLSKNITRCGLSNSTLNYLRLCVILEPMQELMSRHKTYSLSPRDCLKTCLFQKWQRMVAPPAEPARQQPSKRRKRKMSGGSTMSSGGGNTNNSNSKKKSPASTFALSSQDVMVVGEPTLMGGEFGDEDERLITRLENTQFDAANGIDDEDSFNNSPALGANSPWNSKPPSSQESKSENPTSQASQ, encoded by the exons gctgttcCTCTAAGTCATTCAAGCTGTACTCGCCAAAGGAGCCCCCGAACGGCAACGCCTTCCCCCCTTTCCACCCAGGCACCATGCTGGATCGAGATGTGGG ACCTACTCCTATGTACCCACCGACATACCTGGAGCCTGGAATTGG GAGGCACACGCCGTACGGGAACCAGACTGACTACAGGATATTTGAGCTCAACAAGCGGCTGCAGAACTGGACAGAG GAATGTGACAATCTGTGGTGGGATGCCTTCACCACAGAGTTCTTTGAGGATGACGCCATgttaacaatcactttctgctTGGAGGATGGACCAAAGAGATACA CAATCGGCCGGACTCTGATTCCCCGTTACTTCCGCAGCATCTTTGAAGGGGGGGCCACAGAGCTCTACTACGTGCTCAAGCATCCCAAGGAGTCCTTCCACAACAACTTTGTTTCGCTGGACTGTGACCAGTGCACCATGGTCACTCAGCACGGCAAGCCCATGTTCACCCAG gtgtgtgtggAGGGACGGCTCTACCTGGAGTTCATGTTTGATGACATGATGAGGATAAAGACGTGGCATTTCAGCATCCGCCAGCATCGAGAGCTCATTCCCCGCAGCATCCTTGCCATGCAT GCACAGGACCCTCAGATGCTGGACCAATTATCCAAGAACATCACTCGCTGTGGGCTCTCAAACTCCACGCTCAACTACCTCCGA ctctgtgtaATCCTAGAACCAATGCAGGAGCTCATGTCACGGCACAAGACCTACAGCCTCAGTCCCCGGGATTGCCTCAAGACTTGCCTCTTCCAGAAGTGGCAGCGGATGGTTGCTCCGCCCG CGGAGCCAGCACGGCAGCAGCCCAGCAAGCGCCGGAAAAGGAAGATGTCGGGGGGCAGCACCATGAGCTCCGGCGGAGGAAACAccaacaacagcaacagcaagaaGAAGAGCCCAGCCAGCACCTTTGCCCTGTCCAGTCAG GATGTGATGGTCGTAGGCGAGCCCACGCTGATGGGGGGGGAGTTTGGGGACGAGGACGAGCGGCTCATCACCCGGCTGGAGAACACGCAGTTTGACGCCGCCAACGGCATCGACGACGAGGACAGCTTCAACAACTCACCGGCGCTGGGGGCCAACAGCCCCTGGAACAGCAAACCGCCCTCCAGCCAGGAGAGCAAGTCAGAGAACCCCACGTCGCAGGCGTCGCAGTAA
- the LDB1 gene encoding LIM domain-binding protein 1 isoform X1 produces MSVGCACPGCSSKSFKLYSPKEPPNGNAFPPFHPGTMLDRDVGPTPMYPPTYLEPGIGRHTPYGNQTDYRIFELNKRLQNWTEECDNLWWDAFTTEFFEDDAMLTITFCLEDGPKRYTIGRTLIPRYFRSIFEGGATELYYVLKHPKESFHNNFVSLDCDQCTMVTQHGKPMFTQVCVEGRLYLEFMFDDMMRIKTWHFSIRQHRELIPRSILAMHAQDPQMLDQLSKNITRCGLSNSTLNYLRLCVILEPMQELMSRHKTYSLSPRDCLKTCLFQKWQRMVAPPAEPARQQPSKRRKRKMSGGSTMSSGGGNTNNSNSKKKSPASTFALSSQVPDVMVVGEPTLMGGEFGDEDERLITRLENTQFDAANGIDDEDSFNNSPALGANSPWNSKPPSSQESKSENPTSQASQ; encoded by the exons gctgttcCTCTAAGTCATTCAAGCTGTACTCGCCAAAGGAGCCCCCGAACGGCAACGCCTTCCCCCCTTTCCACCCAGGCACCATGCTGGATCGAGATGTGGG ACCTACTCCTATGTACCCACCGACATACCTGGAGCCTGGAATTGG GAGGCACACGCCGTACGGGAACCAGACTGACTACAGGATATTTGAGCTCAACAAGCGGCTGCAGAACTGGACAGAG GAATGTGACAATCTGTGGTGGGATGCCTTCACCACAGAGTTCTTTGAGGATGACGCCATgttaacaatcactttctgctTGGAGGATGGACCAAAGAGATACA CAATCGGCCGGACTCTGATTCCCCGTTACTTCCGCAGCATCTTTGAAGGGGGGGCCACAGAGCTCTACTACGTGCTCAAGCATCCCAAGGAGTCCTTCCACAACAACTTTGTTTCGCTGGACTGTGACCAGTGCACCATGGTCACTCAGCACGGCAAGCCCATGTTCACCCAG gtgtgtgtggAGGGACGGCTCTACCTGGAGTTCATGTTTGATGACATGATGAGGATAAAGACGTGGCATTTCAGCATCCGCCAGCATCGAGAGCTCATTCCCCGCAGCATCCTTGCCATGCAT GCACAGGACCCTCAGATGCTGGACCAATTATCCAAGAACATCACTCGCTGTGGGCTCTCAAACTCCACGCTCAACTACCTCCGA ctctgtgtaATCCTAGAACCAATGCAGGAGCTCATGTCACGGCACAAGACCTACAGCCTCAGTCCCCGGGATTGCCTCAAGACTTGCCTCTTCCAGAAGTGGCAGCGGATGGTTGCTCCGCCCG CGGAGCCAGCACGGCAGCAGCCCAGCAAGCGCCGGAAAAGGAAGATGTCGGGGGGCAGCACCATGAGCTCCGGCGGAGGAAACAccaacaacagcaacagcaagaaGAAGAGCCCAGCCAGCACCTTTGCCCTGTCCAGTCAGGTACCT GATGTGATGGTCGTAGGCGAGCCCACGCTGATGGGGGGGGAGTTTGGGGACGAGGACGAGCGGCTCATCACCCGGCTGGAGAACACGCAGTTTGACGCCGCCAACGGCATCGACGACGAGGACAGCTTCAACAACTCACCGGCGCTGGGGGCCAACAGCCCCTGGAACAGCAAACCGCCCTCCAGCCAGGAGAGCAAGTCAGAGAACCCCACGTCGCAGGCGTCGCAGTAA
- the LDB1 gene encoding LIM domain-binding protein 1 isoform X3, with the protein MLDRDVGPTPMYPPTYLEPGIGRHTPYGNQTDYRIFELNKRLQNWTEECDNLWWDAFTTEFFEDDAMLTITFCLEDGPKRYTIGRTLIPRYFRSIFEGGATELYYVLKHPKESFHNNFVSLDCDQCTMVTQHGKPMFTQVCVEGRLYLEFMFDDMMRIKTWHFSIRQHRELIPRSILAMHAQDPQMLDQLSKNITRCGLSNSTLNYLRLCVILEPMQELMSRHKTYSLSPRDCLKTCLFQKWQRMVAPPAEPARQQPSKRRKRKMSGGSTMSSGGGNTNNSNSKKKSPASTFALSSQVPDVMVVGEPTLMGGEFGDEDERLITRLENTQFDAANGIDDEDSFNNSPALGANSPWNSKPPSSQESKSENPTSQASQ; encoded by the exons ATGCTGGATCGAGATGTGGG ACCTACTCCTATGTACCCACCGACATACCTGGAGCCTGGAATTGG GAGGCACACGCCGTACGGGAACCAGACTGACTACAGGATATTTGAGCTCAACAAGCGGCTGCAGAACTGGACAGAG GAATGTGACAATCTGTGGTGGGATGCCTTCACCACAGAGTTCTTTGAGGATGACGCCATgttaacaatcactttctgctTGGAGGATGGACCAAAGAGATACA CAATCGGCCGGACTCTGATTCCCCGTTACTTCCGCAGCATCTTTGAAGGGGGGGCCACAGAGCTCTACTACGTGCTCAAGCATCCCAAGGAGTCCTTCCACAACAACTTTGTTTCGCTGGACTGTGACCAGTGCACCATGGTCACTCAGCACGGCAAGCCCATGTTCACCCAG gtgtgtgtggAGGGACGGCTCTACCTGGAGTTCATGTTTGATGACATGATGAGGATAAAGACGTGGCATTTCAGCATCCGCCAGCATCGAGAGCTCATTCCCCGCAGCATCCTTGCCATGCAT GCACAGGACCCTCAGATGCTGGACCAATTATCCAAGAACATCACTCGCTGTGGGCTCTCAAACTCCACGCTCAACTACCTCCGA ctctgtgtaATCCTAGAACCAATGCAGGAGCTCATGTCACGGCACAAGACCTACAGCCTCAGTCCCCGGGATTGCCTCAAGACTTGCCTCTTCCAGAAGTGGCAGCGGATGGTTGCTCCGCCCG CGGAGCCAGCACGGCAGCAGCCCAGCAAGCGCCGGAAAAGGAAGATGTCGGGGGGCAGCACCATGAGCTCCGGCGGAGGAAACAccaacaacagcaacagcaagaaGAAGAGCCCAGCCAGCACCTTTGCCCTGTCCAGTCAGGTACCT GATGTGATGGTCGTAGGCGAGCCCACGCTGATGGGGGGGGAGTTTGGGGACGAGGACGAGCGGCTCATCACCCGGCTGGAGAACACGCAGTTTGACGCCGCCAACGGCATCGACGACGAGGACAGCTTCAACAACTCACCGGCGCTGGGGGCCAACAGCCCCTGGAACAGCAAACCGCCCTCCAGCCAGGAGAGCAAGTCAGAGAACCCCACGTCGCAGGCGTCGCAGTAA
- the LOC139675615 gene encoding prominin-1-A-like: MELGNITQPTYGPGPEAPGSNTPGLVAMAHGFLRLVQPNPLPIEMFDFGQSQSKFNREDIQELLHYELGFLVCAAIGVLFIIFVPLVGCCFCCCRCCGNCGGRMYQKQDRGMGCRRWAFWTSVLLVSAFLLAGGVCAFISNNRFSQAVNSTFPNMNNTLDNIHIYLASIPQQVDFIIDSSDIPLAQANSSLQGIGPNLGSMIILRIRSSTDGALGSLQSLLQGMEMLEATFNNIAGGCSDLEELQSYYSQQLASLQDSLNQTLHRCGHPCDSVSLDSLAFTTNFSTIPSVKQQLEALSAVSSSSIATDLEKVNNTILNTTSDKVQEQSQDVVAKAQDQLGLIRQEIRSLQEQLPFLDVEEKAGAFVGNATSVLEKYRGPIITWDGIRWIVCTLLCCTVLLVVLCNVFGLLLGPLGLKEGVVPTQRSNLSNAGGNFFMAGVGFSFIFSWLLMLLVMLTFLLGGNVYMLFCESWDNQQLFQLLDTPGLIHGFNLSELLGQEGDATNFSEIYRQCQQDASLWKTLHLDQSVPLDELLNISEYTGEISTAFEEMNITLSPISLLNQTQKDLLLHASQSGQPPDFTLTLEQLDENITQGSLLDLATELEQLAKKPDIDVKNELEGNALRLREMDKDMQADFSGPLQSLKKNIHLAQSRAAQLEEQTRDALDKVNKTQEFLERETPNIIKNETWAFLKQLFNFFETYISWAKSRLTEDVARCKPVAQTLDNVEVIGCDYIMDSLNAFWFSLGWCTLFLLPSIILAIRLAKFYRRMDIADVYRNEEFEMPPAFNNYKIPRPSTRH; the protein is encoded by the exons ATGGAGCTGGGAAACATCACACAGCCCACGTATGGCCCTGGCCCTGAGGCTCCAGGGAGCAACACGCCGGGGCTGGTGGCAATGGCACACGGTTTCCTGCGGCTGGTGCAGCCCAATCCCCTGCCCATAG AAATGTTTGATTTTGGGCAGTCCCAGAGCAAGTTCAACCGTGAGGATATCCAGGAG CTGCTGCACTATGAGCTGGGTTTCCTGGTATGTGCGGCCATTGGAgtcctcttcatcatcttcGTGCCGCTGGTGggatgctgcttctgctgctgccgctgctgcgGGAACTGCGGGGGCCGCATGTACCAGAAGCAGGACCGGGGGATGGGCTGCCGGCGCTGGGCGTTCTGGACCTCCGTCCTGCTggtctctgctttcctcct GGCTGGCGGTGTCTGTGCCTTCATCAGCAACAACCGCTTCTCCCAGGCTGTGAACAGCACCTTCCCCAACATGAACAACACCCTGGACAACATCCACATCTATCTGGCCTCCATTCCCCAG CAAGTTGATTTTATCATTGACAGCAGTGACATCCCACTGGCTCAAGCCAACAGCAGCCTCCAGG GCATTGGGCCCAACCTGGGCAGCATGATCATCTTGCGCatcaggagcagcacagacGGGGCTCTGGGATCCCTCCAGAGCCTCTTGCAAG ggatggagatgCTGGAGGCCACCTTCAACAACATTGCTGGTGGTTGCTCGGACCtcgaggagctgcagagctacTACAGCCAGCAACTGGCCAGCCTGCAGGACAGCCTCAACCAGACCCTGCATCGCTGTGGCCACCCCTGTGACAGCGTGTCCCTTGACAGCCTTGCCTTCACCACCAACTTCAGCACG atccccagtgtgaagcagcagctggaggcacTGAGTGCTGTCTCTAGCTCCAGCATAGCGACTGATTTAGAGAAG GTTAATAACACAATACTGAACACAACCTCTGACAAGGTGCAAGAGCAGTCCCAGGATGTGGTGGCAA AGGCACAGGACCAGCTGGGCCTCATCAGGCAGGAGATCAGAAGCTTGCAGGAACAGTTGCCATTCCTGGATGTGGAGGAGAAAGCTGGAGCCTTTGTGGGTAATGCCACATCGGTGCTGGAGAAGTACAGGGGGCCAATCATCACCTGGGATGGGATCAG GTGGATTGTGTGTACCCTCCTGTGCTgcacagtgctgctggtggtCCTCTGCAATGTTTTTGGGCTGCTACTGGGTCCCCTGGGTCTGAAGGAAGGTGTGGTGCCCACACAGCGCAGCAACCTCTCCAATGCTGGTGGGAACTTCTTCATGGC AGGGGTCGGTTTCAGCTTCATCTTCTCTTGGCTGCTGATGCTGCTGGTGATGCTCACCTTCTTGCTGGGGGGGAATGTCTACATGTTATTCTGCGAGTCCTGGGACAACCAGCAGCTCTTCCAG CTCCTGGACACTCCTGGCCTGATCCATGGCTTCAAcctctcagagctgctgggccAGGAGGGTGATGCTACAAACTTCTCAGAGATATACAG gcagtgccagcaagATGCTTCTCTGTGGAAAACTCTGCACTTGGACCAGAGTGTGCCTCTGGATGAGCTCTTGAACATCAGTGAG TACACAGGAGAGATCTCCACAGCTTTCGAGGAGATGAACATCACCTTGAGCCCCATATCCCTGCTCAACCAGACCCAGAAAGACCTGTTGCTGCATGCCAGTCAGTCCGGGCAGCCCCCTGACTTCACCCTCACCCTGGAGCAG ttGGATGAGAACATAACCCAAGGAAGCCTCCTGGACCTGGCCACAGAGTTGGAGCAGCTGGCAAAAAAACCG GACATAGATGTGAAAAACGAGCTGGAAGGTAATGCTCTCAGACTGAGGGAGATGGACAAGGACATGCAGGCAGACTTCTCTGGACCACTG CAAAGCCTGAAGAAGAACATCCACTTGGCgcagagcagggctgcccaGCTTGAG GAACAGACAAGAGATGCACTGGACAAAGTCAACAAAACCCAGGAGTTCTTGGAGAGGGAGACACCTAACATCATCAAGAAT GAGACATGGGCCTTCCTGAAGCAGCTCTTCAATTTCTTTGAGACCTACATCTCATGGGCCAAGAGCAGG CTGACAGAAGATGTGGCGCGTTGCAAGCCTGTAGCTCAGACCTTGGATAATGTGGAGGTCATTGGCTGTGACTACATCATGGACTCTCTG AATGCCTTCTGGttcagcctgggctggtgcacattgttcctgctgcccagcaTCATCCTGGCCATCAGACTCGCCAAGTTTTACCGCCGCATGGACATTGCCGATGTGTACAG GAATGAAGAATTTGAGAT GCCACCTGCGTTCAACAACTACAAAATCCCCAGACCATCCACAAGGCATTAG